A region from the Lolium perenne isolate Kyuss_39 chromosome 4, Kyuss_2.0, whole genome shotgun sequence genome encodes:
- the LOC127296612 gene encoding DNA repair protein UVH3, which produces MGVHGLWGLLAPVGRRVSVETLAGKRLAVDASIWMVQFMRAMRDDKGDMIRDAHILGFLRRICKLLFLRARPVFVFDGATPALKRRTLAARRRHRDAAQAKVRKTAEKLLISHLKASRLEELAAQIKSDRAKHDAKGKQAESSRGEETEIAIGDQNRNDDGENSRGTVAPINQEKLDELLAASLAAEDEADFIGKGEHNSASVTVQEGTGIDEDENDDDEEMIFPMTTGDLDPAVLASLPPSMQLDLLVQMRERVMAENRQKYQKIKKEPAKFSELQIQSYLKTVAFRREIEEVQRGAAGKDVGGIQTSKIASEANREFIFSSSFTGDKQTLAQRGVDEHIIDSAKSKREIGSAVFKSSPSSTSRSINSHNSEPLTDFGPDVETYRDERGRMRVSRVRAMGIRMTRDIQRNLDFIKEHEQAKVMGHTNLSKGSTSNEEPPDFPEHLFENDRLQSSIGLTEDLAETIGVDDNTSSLVGGSDDICEGSDHGSKETIEISFADDQIGAKDNDDELFLHLVSGTSSSFFADDDRLAKNAEESDNSEGIWEEGVIEEEILPKKFGEKDYQSSVPDNCSADDEMEWEEGGFDVPDVPSSSEYNQFKLPRGDIEEEALIQEAIRRSLEDSEKQEFENGVPKDLQTSDVPEPSEAPGTTYYNSEASFCKETIKELGVESNAGEDGVMHDPEVLEADGQENKNQAQRESNDGQTGTNKYYLPGSLPPYNVSTSTSAARQSPSSKDNDTIISAPTTHERPKDDSDEVIKHNTSNSHKSECNINDPYIGETSKAPRKELLMDELVANTAIQKENVVQEDINITKLSENYDNNIISENNLEEEISFLRQEQVDLGNERRKFESHAESVSSEMFAECQELLQMFGLPYIIAPMEAEAQCAYMEINNLVDGVVTDDSDVFLFGARNVYKNIFDERKYVETYLMKDIESELGLTREQLIRMALLLGSDYTEGISGIGIVNAIEVVNAFPEEDGLQKFREWIESPDPAILGKLDMETSGSSKRRKPGANESCEKGNSLQPECVEGPDDNQSSNEKQHVKEVFMSKHRNVSKNWHIPSTFPSETVISAYISPQVDDSTERFSWGRPDLSLLRKLCWERFGWNKEKADELLLPVLKEYNKHETQLRMEAFYSFNERFAKIRSKRVQKAIKGITGKTFSETDELNEDSPSTSSASKKKEAGPSKPRGKRNTSAGPRQMGSHEDDKIGDPNSFADADADELVKEHRSASKKKSAVPSGRSRGRGRKRMNVGQETSRNQEDSEIKGSTLSPDEDSHKRHTDNYKSEGTTVRRSNRKRKQVTYMEDDHEADDNDVPLHQVDNNDPSQTSTDGDMAGRDTQFNLLRQDTGELNSDQMHEDPHIAEDINEDPLGFELGEDQTESAPKEYLFTGGGFCMEEEDEQGTEVDRSGGETVDGTSDACEDIGVVSDGGKSTEAPAASSSKRRNAGPGLPTPIKRRRK; this is translated from the exons ATGGGCGTGCACGGCCTGTGGGGGCTGCTGGCCCCGGTGGGGCGGCGCGTGTCGGTGGAGACCCTCGCGGGGAAGCGGCTGGCGGTGGACGCCAGCATCTGGATGGTGCAGTTCATGCGGGCGATGCGGGACGACAAGGGCGACATGATCCGCGACGCCCACATCCTCGGCTTCCTCCGCCGCATCTGCAAGCTCCTCTTCCTCCGGGCCCGCCCGGTCTTCGTCTTCGACGGCGCCACACCGGCCCTCAAGCGCCGAACCCTCGCCGCCCGAcgccgccaccgcgacgccgctCAGGCCAAGGTCCGCAAGACCGCCGAGAAGCTCCTAATCTCCCAT CTCAAGGCAAGTAGGCTTGAAGAATTGGCAGCACAAATCAAAAGTGACAGGGCTAAGCATGATGCTAAGGGCAAGCAAGCTGAGAGCAGTAGAGGAGAAGAAACTGAGATAGCAATTGGAGATCAAAACCGAAATGACGATGGCGAGAACAGCAGGGGAACAGTTGCACCTATCAACCAGGAAAAGCTGGATGAACT GCTGGCCGCGTCACTTGCTGCAGAGGACGAGGCAGATTTCATAGGAAAAGGGGAACACAATTCTGCAAGTGTTACAGTGCAAGAAGGAACTGGCATTGATGAGGATGAGAACGATGACGACGAAGAGATGATATTT CCTATGACAACTGGTGACCTTGACCCTGCGGTATTAGCTTCTCTCCCTCCATCAATGCAGTTAGATCTACTTGTCCAG ATGAGGGAGAGGGTGATGGCTGAAAACAGGCAGAAGTATCAGAAAATAAAAAAG GAGCCAGCAAAATTTTCGGAGCTTCAAATACAGTCCTATCTGAAAACTGTTGCTTTCCGTCGAGAAATAGAAGAAGTTCAGAGGGGTGCTGCAGGTAAGGATGTTGGGGGCATCCAGACATCGAAAATAGCGTCAGAAGCCAACAGAGAGTTCATTTTCTCATCATCATTCACTGGGGATAAACA GACGTTAGCACAAAGAGGTGTAGATGAGCATATTATTGATAGCGCTAAATCAAAAAGGGAAATTGGTTCTGCTGTCTTCAAATCCAGTCCCTCAAGTACTTCTAGATCAATTAACTCTCACAACAGTGAGCCTTTGACGGATTTTGGGCCTGATGTTGAGACGTACCGTGATGAGAGAGGAAGGATGAGAGTAAGTAGGGTCAGAGCAATGGGAATTCGTATGACTCGTGATATTCAAAGGAATTTGGATTTTATCAAAGAGCACGAGCAGGCAAAAGTCATGGGACACACCAATCTAAGCAAAGGATCAACTAGCAATGAAGAACCTCCAGATTTTCCAGAACATCTTTTTGAAAATGATAGGCTGCAGAGTTCTATTGGACTGACTGAAGATCTTGCTGAAACTATTGGCGTCGATGATAACACCTCATCACTTGTAGGAGGATCTGATGACATTTGTGAGGGTTCCGACCATGGAAGCAAAGAAACAATAGAGATATCTTTTGCTGATGATCAAATTGGAGCGAAGGACAACGACGATGAGCTGTTTTTGCATTTAGTTTCTGGAACTTCATCCAGCTTCTTTGCTGATGATGATCGTTTGGCTAAAAATGCAGAGGAATCTGACAACTCTGAGGGCATTTGGGAAGAAGGTGTCATAGAAGAAGAAATACTTCCAAAGAAGTTCGGTGAGAAGGACTATCAATCGTCAGTGCCTGATAACTGTTCTGCCGACGATGAGATGGAATGGGAGGAAGGTGGCTTCGATGTTCCTGATGTTCCTTCCAGTAGTGAATACAATCAGTTTAAATTACCAAGAGGGGATATAGAAGAAGAGGCTCTCatacaagaagcaataaggagaaGTTTAGAGGATTCTGAGAAGCAGGAATTTGAGAATGGGGTCCCTAAAGATTTACAAACATCTGATGTTCCCGAACCATCTGAAGCTCCTGGTACAACTTATTACAACTCTGAAGCTTCTTTTTGTAAAGAAACAATCAAAGAATTAGGAGTAGAAAGCAATGCTGGTGAGGATGGTGTTATGCATGATCCTGAAGTGCTTGAAGCTGATGGACAAGAAAATAAAAACCAAGCTCAAAGGGAGAGCAACGATGGACAAACTGGTACGAACAAATATTATTTGCCGGGGTCTCTTCCTCCGTATAATGTATCCACCAGTACTTCTGCTGCAAGACAATCTCCCAGCTCAAAGGACAATGATACAATCATATCTGCACCAACAACTCACGAACGGCCTAAGGATGATAGCGATGAAGTTATCAAGCACAACACTTCAAATTCTCATAAATCAGAATGCAACATAAATGATCCTTATATCGGAGAAACCTCCAAGGCACCCCGGAAGGAGCTTTTGATGGATGAATTAGTAGCCAACACTGCTATACAGAAGGAAAATGTTGTCCAGGAAGATATAAACATTACCAAATTGAGTGAGAATTATGATAACAATATCATATCAGAAAATAATCTAGAGGAGGAAATATCCTTTCTTAGACAAGAACAGGTAGATCTTGGAAATGAAAGGCGTAAGTTTGAAAGCCATGCAGAGTCTGTCAGCAGTGAGATGTTTGCTGAATGCCAG GAATTGCTCCAAATGTTTGGCTTGCCATATATAATTGCACCCATGGAAGCTGAAGCACAGTGTGCATACATGGAAATTAACAACCTTGTTGATGGAGTTGTTACCGATGATTCAGATGTCTTCCTGTTTGGGGCAAGGAATGTTTATAAAAATATATTTGATGAAAGGAAGTATGTGGAAACATACCTTATGAAG GACATCGAATCTGAGCTTGGGCTAACAAGGGAACAATTAATACGTATGGCTTTGCTTCTTGGGAGTGACTACACTGAAGGAATTAG TGGTATTGGCATTGTGAATGCTATTGAAGTTGTAAACGCATTTCCGGAGGAAGATGGCCTCCAGAAGTTCAGAGAATGGATTGAATCGCCCGATCCAGCAATATTGGGGAAACTTGATATGGAGACCAGTGGCAGTTCAAAGAGAAGAAAACCTGGTGCAAATGAATCGTGTGAAAAGGGAAATAGCCTGCAACCTGAATGTGTTGAAGGACCTGATGATAACCAATCTTCTAACGAGAAGCAACATGTCAAGGAAGTATTTATGAGTAAGCAT AGGAACGTAAGCAAGAACTGGCATATTCCTTCCACTTTTCCTAGTGAGACAGTTATCAGTGCATACATTTCTCCACAAGTGGATGATTCAACAGAACGTTTTTCCTGGGGAAGACCAGACTTAAGCTTGCTACGCAA GTTATGTTGGGAAAGGTTTGGCTGGAACAAGGAGAAAGCTGATGAACTACTGCTTCCAGTCTTGAAAGAGTATAATAAGCATGAG ACTCAGCTGCGCATGGAGGCATTTTATTCATTCAACGAGAGATTTGCCAAAATACGTAGCAAAAGGGTTCAGAAAGCTATCAAGGGTATTACTGGGAAAACCTTTTCAGAAACGGATGAACTCAATGAGGATAGTCCCAGTACTAGTAGTGCATCCAAGAAGAAAGAGGCAGGCCCCTCTAAACCGAGAGGGAAACGGAACACTAGTGCTGGACCTAGACAGATGGGAAGTCATGAAGATGACAAAATTGGTGATCCTAATAGCTTTGCAGATGCAGATGCAGATGAACTCGTAAAAGAACATAGAAGTGCAAGTAAGAAAAAGTCTGCAGTCCCTTCTGGTCGTTCTAGAGGAAGAGGTCGAAAAAGGATGAATGTTGGACAAGAGACCAGTAGGAATCAGGAAGATTCAGAAATTAAAGGGTCTACTTTGTCCCCAGATGAGGATTCACATAAAAGGCACACAGACAACTACAAATCAGAAGGAACCACAGTTCGTAGG TCAAATAGGAAGAGGAAACAAGTAACATACATGGAAGATGACCATGAAGCCGATGACAACGATGTTCCCCTGCATCAAGTTGATAACAATGACCCAAGCCAAACTTCCACAGATGGTGACATGGCTGGACGAGACACGCAATTCAATCTGCTCCGTCAGGATACAGGCGAACTGAACAGCGATCAGATGCATGAGGATCCACACATCGCTGAAGATATAAATGAAGACCCCTTGGGCTTTGAGTTAGGAGAGGACCAGACAGAGTCTGCACCAAAAGAATACCTCTTCACTGGAGGTGGATTCTGCATGGAAGAGGAGGATGAACAAGGTACAGAAGTTGATCGATCTGGTGGGGAGACGGTGGATGGAACAAGTGATGCATGCGAGGATATTGGCGTGGTTTCAGACGGTGGTAAAAGTACGGAGGCCCCAGCTGCATCTTCATCAAAGAGACGTAATGCCGGCCCTGGTTTGCCAACGCCCATCAAACGTAGGAGAAAATAG